CTGTAGCTGCAGTTCTGCGGAGCACCAGGTCTCCTACTTCAAGCTGTTTGTGTTTTACTCTTTTGTTGTAGGCATTACTTATACGCTGCTTGTAAGCCGCCGATCTGATTTCTGCTCTGAGTCTGATCTCTGGTAGAAGATCCAGCTCCTGCCTTAACAGTTTACCGTTCTTGTCTTTTTCATAATGCTGGATTCTGAATGTAGGTAACCCTACTTCTGCTGGTATCACTGCTTCTGATCCGAAACATAGACGGAATGGGCTCTCTCCCGTTGCTTCCTTAACGGTGGTTCTATTTCCCCAAAGTATCTCTGGAACAATATCGGCCCAACCAGCCTTATAGTCGTCTAGCTTCTTTCTCATTGCTGCCAGTATCTGCTTGTTGGCAGCTTCTGCCTGTCCATTGCTTTGGGGATGACAAACAGAAGAGTAGGCAAACTTAACCTTGTACATACTCAAGAAACTTTGAACTGGCGAGCAATCAAACTGTACCCCATGGTCCATCACGATTGCCATCGGTAATCCGAACCTGGTGATTATATTTTTCCATATGAACTTTTTGACCTGATTTGCAGTTATCTTTGCCACCGGTTCTGCTTCtatccatttggtgaaataatcgaCTGCCACTATCAGAAATTTTCTTCCACCGGATGCCGTTGTGAATGGTCCCAGAatgtccattccccactggGCGAACGGTACTGGATTTAGGATTGGCATGAGATCGTTTGCAGGACTATTGATGACTGCTGAAAAAACTTGACATTTTTCACATTTCTTGACGTATTCTTGTGCGTCTGTTAACATTGTCGGCCAGTAGTATCCTTGCCTTTGGCATTTTAGTGCAAGGGTTTTTCCTCCCTGATGATTTCCACACACTCCttcatgtatttcttctatCAGTCGTGCCGATTCGTATGCTGATATGCATCGTAAAAGAGGCAAGCTGAAACCCCGTTTGTAGAGTTGGCCTCTGATGATTACAAACCAGCATGAGTTCCTAATCAACCTTCTTGCTTCCGTTTTTTCTGTAGGCAGTGTTCCATCTCTCTTGTATGCCCACATAGTGTCATACCATTCAGGTTGGCTCGTGATTACCATGACCTCTTTCCCCAATACCTCAGTGCTCCTTCGATGCATGACTTCCATCATTACTGATTTTACCAGAGCACTTGAGCTGGCCAGTTTTGACAGGGAGTCTGCCAACATGTTCTCTGATCGGGGTACTAATTTTATTTCGAAGCTTTCCAACTGTGCCACTGACTGTTTAAGCTTTTCGGCGTATCATTTCATGGATTCTTCCTTCGTTTCATATTCTCCTGAGAACTGGTTTGCTACCAGCTGTGAGTCGGTTGTGAGTATGAGCCTACGAGCACCAGCTGCCGTGCAGATCTTTATGCCAGCGATTGCGGCTTCGTATTCTGCCTCGTTGTTTGATGCCTGGAAAGAGAACTTAATAGCATACTCGAACTGGTCTCCTTCTGGTGAGGTAATTATTACCCCTGCTCCTGCCCCTGATTTGGTGATAGAGCCGTCTACTGCTACTTCCCATTTTCCTTCTTTTATTTCCTCCTCCTGGTATGATGCTTCGACTATGAAGTCAGACAGTGCTTGGGCTTTTATAGCCATTCTGGGCCGATACTCCATGTGAAACTCTGATAGTTCAATCGCCCATTTTAGGAGTCTACCTGATGTGTCCATTTTTTGCATTGCTTTTTCCAGTGGGTAGTTTGTGAGGACTTGGATTCCGTGTGCATCAAAGTAAGGTCTCAGCTTTCTGGCTGCAATCAGTACTGCCAACCCCAACTTTTCTATCAAGGAGTACCTCATTTCTGCTTTGCAGgatgtggctgacaaagtacACCGGTATCTGTGTTTTATCTTTCTCTATGATCAATACTGCTGCTACTGTGTGCTGAGAAGCAGATATGTATAGCTGCAGCGTGTCTCCTTCCTCTGGTCGAGCTATTGTGGGTAAGGCTTGCAGGTGCCATTTTACTGCCTCAAAAGCTGCTTTTTCTGTTTCTCCCCACTTGAAtttcttgttttgttttaaCACGTTGAAAAAGGGCAACGACCTATCTGCTGATTTGCTAATGAACCGGGTCAATGCGGCCATTCTTCCTGTTAACTTTTGCACGTCTTTTATGCAACCGGGTTCTGGTAGATTCATAATTGCTTCTACCTTATCTGGATTGGCATCGATTCCCCTTTCGCTTACTAGGAAACCCAAGAACTTTCCTGATCGGACCCCGAATACACATTTCTTGGGGTTTAACTTCATCCTGAACCTCCTCAGAGTTTCGAAAGTTTCTCTCAAGTCGTCGATGTGGTCGCTGGCCAATCGGCTTTTAACTATTGAGTCATCCACATATACCTCTatgttcctccctttctgggaaGCAAATACCCTATCCACCAACTTCTAGTAGGTTGCTCCTGCATTCTTCAGCCCAAACGGCATAGCCTTATAGCTGTATACCCCTGAATCTGTAATGAAGGCGACCTTCTTTCTATCGGCCTTACACAAACTGACTTGGTGAtaccctgaaaaggcatccaggAAACTCAAAAGAGCATGGCCACTTGTTGAATCTACTAGTCTATCGATTCGGGGCAATGGATAGCAGTCCTTGGGGCATGCCCTATTCAGGTTGgtaaaatctacgcacattcgccaactgccatttgacttttttaccatgaccacgttggccaaccattcGGGGTAGTCACAAACTTCTATGAACCCTGCCTCCAGCAATTTttccacttcttcttttattgcaGCATTTTTTTCATTGGAgaaatttctcttcttttgcTTTACCGGCCTGACTGAGTTGTCCACATTCAGACGATGCACTATAATGTCCGGGCTGATACCGGGCATTTCATCTGCAGAGAAGGCAAAGACGTCTGCATGTTCTCGTAACAGGCCGATAAGATTGACCTGCTGATCTGCCTCCATATCGGCACCTATTCGTACCGTTCTTTCTGGAACTCCTTCTACCAATTCAATTTCCCGAGTTTCTCCATCTGCAGCCGGCCTTGGGATGCAAGCGGGCCTTTCATCAAAATTTTCCATGCTCAGATCCCCTCTCTTTCTTTTGGTTGGCATGTTTGCTTCTCGGGCAAGGTTGGTTTTTGGCACCATCCTTCCTGGTGCCTTTATCGCTGTCAGATAACACGATCTGGCAGTCTCCTGACTGCCATGTACCCTTTCTGTTCTTTCCAGATTTGAGAGATATATCATGGTCAAATGATACGTGGACACCACCGCCTGTGCGTCATGAATAAATGGTCGCCAATTATTACGTTATACGCTGCTGGTACTTTTATCACCAAAAATTCGACCATTAAGTCCCTGGCTGATAATATGCTGCCCACTTGAACCGGTAAACGGATACTGCCTTTTGGGTAGACGGTGGCCCCAGAGAATCCGATAACGGGATAGCTCACCCTTGCTAACTCTCCGTGATCTATGTTCAGCTGGGTGAAAGCTTCCCAAAATATGATGTTCGCAGAGCTGCCTCCATCAATCAGGCATCTCTTGACGGGGAAGTTTGCTATCTCGAGCTCCAGTACCAGCGGGTCATCATGGGGATATATAATGCCGCGGCAATCGTCCGAAGTGAACGTGATGACCGGTAGGGGGGTTGGTTCCGGCCATTTCCTTGCGTTATGGTAACTCACCAGGTGCCTGTGCTCCTCTAGATTTCTTATCGCCCCGCTAACTGTACCTCCATGCACGGGCCCTCCAGAGATCACCCAGACAGTGGGTCTTTTTCCCCTATCGGCCCCATCTTTGCTTGTTTCCGGTAATGACCGGATTTCTTGTCGGGATGGTGGTGCCTGTTCAATCCTACCAGTGGGCTGTGAATACCCCGGCTGAGTAGGTATATATGGGGCATGACTATGTGAATTGCCCTGTCTATTATTTCCTCCCTGGCCTTCCTGTCGAATCCTGTACTGGGATAGGTATCCCCTTCTTACCAGCTCTTCGATGTTATCCTTGAGCTCTTTACAATGCTCCGTGTAATGACCATGATCATTATGAAAAGCACAAAAATTCTTATTGTTACCTGGAGCATCCATCGGTAACGGTTTTCTCCACGCTGCCGATTTATTTACTGCGTAGATAGTAGCTCTGGCGGTGTTGAGGGGAGTGTACACCTGATAAGCCCCTACCGGCTGTTGTCTATTCGGATATCCCCCTCTCTGCTGATGGCCCTCCTTTCTACTGTTATCTTTTCGGTAATTGTGTTGCTGTATGGGAACATGATCCTTCCTGGCCGATTGTACTGCCTGATTTCCCCCCATGGGTGATATTAGCATCAGCTCATCACTTCTGATATACTCATTTGCTTTTCTCAAGGCCTCCCCCAGCGAGGTAAATGATTTTCTTCCCAGGTACCTTTTGAATTCGCACTCTTGCATCCCTCTCAACAGAGCCAAGACGGCTATTTCTTGCTGTAAATCTGGTATGGTGATGGATTCGTTGTTAAACCGGGTAAGGTACTCTCTCAGCGGTTCTTTCGGCCTTTGTGAGATTGACATCAACTCTCCAGATGTTTTCTTTCGTTCAACCTTGCTAATGAATCGCCTCACAAAGTCCTCTTGTATCTGCCGAAAACTGAATATCGATCCAGCCGGCAACTTCTTATACCAATCGGCTGCCACCCCTGATAATGTGGTTAGGAACACTTTGCACCACATGGCATCTGAGTCAGAATACAGCATCATGTGTTGTTCGAAAGCGGTGGAATGATTTTCGGGGTTAGTGGTTCCGTTGTATTTGCACGTCGGCATCTTTACTTTCTCCATAGGCTGTTCCAGTATACCCCTGCATAGTGGGGAGTCTTTGGGGTGTATGGTTCGCCTCATCGGCTCCTGGTGAGGTATATATCCTTCATATCTATTCCAACCCGGCTGTGGAGACTGCACGATGTACTCCTCGTGGTACGGTGTCGATTCCCTACCAGCAGGAACCGACCCTTCTTGTTCTGATACCGACTCTCGGCGTCTAGTGGACCTTTCTCTGCGCCGAGAGCTATGCCTTTTTCTTCTACTCGGATTTTCACTGTGTACAAGTATTGGTTCAGGTTGTGCTGGCAGTACCACTTCATGCTCCAGGGTTTCGTAGAGATTTCTAACCGGGATCGCACCCGGGCGACTGCCGGTAACCACGATCTGATTTCCCTTTGTCCTCCTTGAGGACAGTTCAGCCATTGCCTTCATGACGGCCGAAGCCGTCAGCAGCTGTTGTGGTGTGAACCTTTGTGACAACGCCGAGAGGTTGCTCTGAATCTGTGGGGGAGATGGGGAATCCCGTGCCCTTTCTTCCATGGACGTTTCGTCCTCTATGATCACGTCGTTCGGGTCTTCAAAACCTGGGGGGGCAATGCTTATCTGTCACTTGAGTGTTTTTGGGGGAGGATTGGTAAGTGGTGTGACTTGGCTGGTTGAGACAGGTAAGAGAGAAGGTTTGACTGTGGTGGGTTGTGCTACTGGTGTTGGTGTGATCACTGCTGATTGTGGGAGATTGTTgttttttctaggttttttgTTGTTGGTATCCATGATGGCTGATTTACTTGACAAGATTGGgaagtcccctccttctagcgccaattgttccggtaAGATTTGGGAACGGTTGGAGATGTCTTGCTGGTCGAGTGTTGCTGTTATCCTGATGATATCCTGCGCAGATAACAAAGATGAACTAGCCTCGAGGGTGATTCGAGaatcccccctccgatgctaaaGTCAGGTATGATGAGTAATAAGTATTTTGGGTTTAGTGGAAATGATTGTGTTTGCGTACCTTTTTGTCATAAATGAAGCCCATATATATAGGCGCGGGTCGGGCGTACGGATAAATGGGTCCTACCCGGTTGATAGCGACCCGTTGACCTCTTGACTTGGTCACGTGCCTCCTCCCTACCGGCTTTTAAGAGATGCTGGTAGGGAATAATAGCTGCCGTTAAGGATCATTGGCTTTGTTCCTTAACAGCTTGGCGATGCTACCAGCCAGCTGGTAGCACACCCGTACATGTACTTAATTAGGGCTTGACCCACCAATAAAATTCAGAATAATACGTTGATTAtacatttattttcttcaaaataGAACTGAGAATTGGTAGAATTATGTACTTGAGTTTAAAAGTGGGGCTGATAAGATAATTCAGGAAATCATTCAATATGTATAAGTGTTTTCCCGGTGAGCTTATTCTCTCTGAAGGTGATAATGTAGGTGTTGAAGATGATAGCCCGATTTCTAATTAATGTGTAGTTTCTTCTTGGTATGTATCTCTTAGCCTTTTGCCAATGTTACATTTCCTGAGGTAATGTGATCTACAACATTTGGGGAAGGGGAAGAAATGCGATCGTGGATTGCAATTTGCACAATTATCAAGACTTGATACTATTAGTTAATAACTTAGTATGATTGTGTGCTTACGAATAACTACTTTCATTTCTTTTACATgtgttatttcattttaatagtTTTGATTGATTATAAGAAGGTCGACATTTGAGGTTATCTGATTGAATGCGAGTCTTTTGTGATGGTTGATCTTTTTTAGGCTTGAGATATTGTGTGTTTCATAATTTACATTACAGACCCTCTACGTCCCTACTGAAAACTTTTTTACGTTGCTAAAGTTTGGTTACACGCTGATGTTTTCCCTACTAGGATGAAGCAGGTGGTTAGACTTTCTATCTATTTCTTTTGGTGCGTATTTTTTTTGCGTTTGAGATAATCTATTCTTAATTTCTACTGGGTGTTTGGGGCCAAaacttatattatatttttaaaaaaactacTGATTAATGTTGGATTTGTTGTTTTTGGAATGATGTATACATTCTTTGCATAAACCTAAAAGTGTTCTATCTATCTTAGGGAATAATTAATGTGTGTGCCTCTATGCTTATTGATACTTATGTGGCGAACACTCTTAATAAAATCATTATTATCCCATGGTTTACATGACAATACTACTATGGTTTACATGACAATACTACTATCTTCAGTTGTTCGCATGTAAGTCATGTAGCTATGGTGAATTTTGGCTTTCAAGGTCCTCAAGGTCTTAATATGATGCATTCTTTTTTTCATCTCCTATTGTACAGGAATACATACACTATAATGTCTCTACTCCACGGAATTGGACAAGACGAGTTAAGAGATTTGAAGCAAAAGGTTGTCTTGGTAATGGGTTAAGGGTCGTTCTTCACAAACCGGCCCCGGCCATTATTTTCTGTAAGGGGTCCCAACATAAAAGACTACAAATTCAGAGACGCATGTCTTTGGCTCCTGGATCTCTCATATGGGGATCTTGGGGCCAAAAGGTACTGACGAACTCAACTAACGCAGGTACGAATGTACATTTATGATATGTTAAGCCTAATGCTAAATTTCCCATCTGATGGAAGTTGGGATAAATTATTAATCCATGTCACTTCCATTCTACCCACTACAATTATTAATTGGTTAAAACATATTTTAAATAGCATGTTTAATTTAAAGGTTGAGACACACATTGACACAATGACTAATTAACACTTTCACTACTCTTTGTCTGTTTTGGAAGCCTTGAACCTAAAAATCATGTTCGAGTTTGGTTTGATAATAATTATTCGAGCTCGAGTGTACCACGTATATTACCATCACTATTAATTACTTAATGTACTTCATGGTATTGTTCATGCTTATGGTGAAATTTCCATTTTGCGGAAGCTTGTTGTTTATTTAGAGTCCAACAATGCCAAGATTAACCTCATCAAGATAGAGTAAGAGAAGATCTCCATGGTGGAACGGAGTTATTGGAGTGCTGGTGTGACTAAGACTATTGGTCTTGGTATTGTAACACGTATCCTAATAATTCCttacttttataaaaccattttccaacttaaaataaaggaattaccaaatcattgccgccaccgtgataactaacattcaaaacattaaatactagttaatggcctccatacaatttggaaccatagcGACCCAAAACCAAATACGTTTaataaaaatccattaactTAATAATAAAATAGTTTAAGTAGTCTAGACTGATAAAATAATAGCGTTTAAACAATGCaggagaaaatcaaagctcaacTATAACCCCATGCTAGATAACTTCCCTGGCAAGTTATCTTTACAAACCTGTtatttaaaatctactccccaacatcgcaaatgcaatggtggatcatcatagggtcattaaggtgGAGGCCATGATCAAAGATagatgaagcacgaagtcagctaaagctgagtacgaacaagctagaatgaaatcctattactaacatgcttcactcaacaataaataatccacatgcaaaagccatgtaattaacaattaaccatgaagacaagactcgactcttgaaacaaaaagttaatattttgttGGACCCTATCAAAtgaaaagttaatattttaccATCTTAGATTCTTAGCCAACCAATAGATGTGATCTTTATTACACATAAGTATATATAACTTGGAACATCCAAACGTATAATGTACACCAAACTTTTTATATAATACTTACCACATATATGGTATTCAAAATAGTAACCCGATGCATCGCCCACGCACCACACATTAGTTATATTCttcaatcaagaattcaagtCTTAAAGGTCAAAACCCTGAATAGTATTTGGGActggttacttttttttttttttttttaaataatattacatttattaatatgatCGTTTAAAGTTAGTGTTGCTCGTTATCAAGACTCGTTTGATAAAAGCTCGTTTACATTGATATTGCTTGGCTCGGCTTGGCTCGATCTTGAATTTAAACAAGCTACTCGTGAGCTAAGCTCGAACAATGAAAACTTAAACGAGCAAAGCTCAAACAGGGAAATAAAGGTTCGGTTAAGCTCGACTTGAGCTCGAGCTCGAAAATTTCTTATTAAGCGTAGTTCGAACCACCAAATACTCGCCTTGCCTCGCCTCGCCTCGGCGCCCTCCAAACGACAAACtacatttaaaaataaaaattgaaaaagttGAAACTCCGCCATTGATGTACTTGAGCAGCTTCCTCCCCCTTCGAATCACTAAtatttctaaaatatttttgtttgctTGTTACCCTAAAGTATttgatattttatttgttttcatCCTCAATTTTCTTTATATACCAGTCTTAAATCATTTAGCTTTGTGACTTTTTTCATAATTTGCTAAATTAGTTATATAAATTgattcccctcaaaaaaaaaagttatataaATTTATTAATCTTTGGGGTTTGGGCCATCGAATTTTCATGCCCACCAACTGTTTGATGAAATTCCAAAGTGGGTTGTGATTTTTGGTTAGTAATTAAACATGAAATTGAGTTTGCAGGGTTGTTATTGGGTTTGTAGGGGCTAGAGATGGGGAGCAAGCCAGAAAAGAAGATTAAAAAACAAAGTCGGGAGCTCGTTGAATAGGGTATATTGTTCAATTTACTTGTGTTTTTACAACTGAAGCTCTTTCTTCAAGAACTGCATAATTGGAGGTTGCAATTTGATCTTGTTAATTTTGCATATAACCCTTtgtttttatatagttttgatAATCTTTAAGTATTAAATAGGTCTATTCTGTTAGCATGGTTTATGAACGGACTAGAAATTTGGTTATATCTGTGTGCAAAGCAGATTGTGGCAGCTTATATGCATTGCTTGTGCTGATTTGAATGTGTCTTCATGTtttcttaatttaaattcaGGGAGGAGTGACTACTTGCCATAGGGATAGTTCTTAAACTGCTTGTTCCCATGGGAAAAGcaggagagaggaagagtgttctatttttctcattGAAGGGGAGTAAGATGGTGGAAATGTGTTGAATATTGAGTAGTATGGGGGATGAATCACAGGAAACTAGGAGTATActgatttcataattttagattAGAAGGGATAGTGCTATAAAAGGTACGACATGGTATAGATCTTCAATTTCTTTTGTCCAGCCATTACCATAAACCCTGTAATTAGTATAATACTTATTGCACTTGATGAGAAGTTGTGATGAATCTGATCCTTGACTGTTAAATTTAAGCATTAAGAGCAGAGCCACAAGGCCATAATCCTACATTCTTCTCACTAGCTAACAACTACCATCATTTGATCGCCCCCCGCCCCCTCAGTGCAGTGCTCACTCAGACACTCATACATTAACAATGGGTTGTTATAATCATAAATATAACAGATTTACAACATTGGGAAATATCAGAAAAAGGCATGTTTATACTAGGCATAGTAGCTGTGAATCAGATACATGTTTTTCATACTAGCCTCTCCTTGGATGATGCCTTGGGTTTAATGTACAAATTGTCATTTTCAAGATATCCAACTCGTTAATCAGAACATTGATTATCTTTGATGCTTGTTAAAGTTCAAGCTGTTATTGTATTTACTGCTTTTTAGTGATCTGCAAGGCATTTTTGCGTTTGATTTTCTCAAATGAATAAGACAATCTCGTCCATTTTTTTGCAGACTGTAATCTGATTAACTTAATTCAACACTTTGCCAAATCTTTATTTTTAACATGGAATTGTAGCTTGCTATATTGTGTTGAGGTGAGTTCCATTTTCCTGGTTATTTTCATGATCTTACATCACACATGCTTTTTATGTTTACTCCGTAACTGCTCCTTTTCCCCTATTATATATTTTACTAAAAAGTGAGGAGCAGGGGGATAATATTATAACTTTGTATATTTTGATATTACAAGTCAAAAAAAGGATGCCATGGCAAATTGCCCAGAAATAGCAGTGGAAATTGACATGATGGTATTAGTTACACTTACTGGCCCCACCTATCTGACATTCTGACCATGTTAAGGACTTGAAATATGAGCACAGCGGAAAGTAAATCACTAGCTAGTCATTCCTTCTTTGCTTGCTTCTTCCTTTGAAAATACTCTACGATGGCCACTGGCATGGTACTCACTGTTGCTCAGACACTACTTTCTGCACTGCAAACTAAGGAGTTGAGAGAACTTTGCTCCTTGTTTGACCATGAATCCCAGCTTGCAGACCTCGAGCGCACTGTTGAAACCATCACACTGCGTACTCTCCTCTGTCCATGTTTATTTCTTGATCAAGTATCTTGGCAACCAAATGTTGCCATCATACTGGAAAATTGCAGGCGTTTACGAGTGTTGGACTTGAATGGGCTTCACATAAGTGCTTTACGCAATACATTAAACAATCTGTCACATTTAAGGTATCTTGATCTCTCTTTCAATTTTGACTTGAAGAGGCTTCCTAAATCTATTTCCAAGCTCTATAATTTGCAAGTATTAAAGTTAGAAGGTTGTGCTAGACTAGAGGAATTGCCGGAGGACTTGAGAGAATTAGTTAATCTTAGGCACCTGGATATAACTAACTGTTATTTATTGACTCATATGCCTGCAGGAATGGGTAGTTTAATTAGTCTTAGGACACTGTCAATGTTTATTTTGGGTGGAGGAAGTTCTGATCAAGTGCAGATAGATCAGCTTAGAGAACTGATGCCTCTAAATAACCTTAGAGGTAAACTTAAAATTATATTTAGAGAGGGTTATTCGTACAATGCAACAAATGCTGATGAGGGATCATCTTTGTTAAGCAAGAAACACATCAAAGCCTTAGTAATAGAGGAGGATGAAGCTAATTACAGAATACCAATTATACTTGATGAAAGATTACTGGAATTCCTCCAACCCCACCATGATCTTAGACTGATTAAGATTTTTGGATATATAAGCATCCGATTGCCAGATTGGGCTGCAGCAATTGCGGCCAATTTACCACTACTTGTTAGAATCTGTCTGAAGCATTTTGAAGGGTTGCAACATCTGCCGCAGCTGAGCCAACTCCGACATCTCAAATTTCTTCAACTCGAGGGCATGCCCAATGTGGATTACATGGAGTATGATAAGGGTACTATTCCTTTTTTTCCTTCACTTGAGGAGCTTAGTCTGGGGAAGTTTCCAAAGTTAAAGGGATGGTGGAGACTAGAAGTAGGGGAGGAAAGggaagctgtcatccctgtaTTCTCTCGACTACATTATTTGACGATCTTTAATTGCCCAAATTTGACATATTTTCCTGGAATTCCACACGTGAAAGAAGTGAGTCTGACGAAATTTAATGAAGCACTGACATTTTGCAAAGCAAGTCCAACCCCTACTGATCATGCATCTTCCTCTTCTGATATTGGTTACGACAATAAAGTTGGTGATGAAGTTATTTCTTTGAATACTTTAGATATAGACAATGTGGGGTCAGTGAATTATGTTTTTGGGGAGTCTTCAGAAAGTATTAGATCTCTCAAATTAATCTTATCTGAGGTGGAGAGTCTGTCCAGCTTTGCAGAGAGTTACGTAAGGCTTGCATTGTCTATTGAAAAGCTAGAATTTAAGTATTGCTTGAACCTAAAGAGTCTGCTGGGAGGAGGATTAGAGCATATGGTCAACTTGCAGAGTCTCGTTATTAAAGAGTGTTGTAACCTGGAattggaagaagatgaagatggGATGCCATGGAAAGCCTTTCATAAACTCATTCACTTTGATTTATGAGTTCTTCCAAGGGTTGTAAAACTGTCAAAGGGGATTCAATACTTGTCTTGTCTTGAATTTCTAAACATTCACAATCTCGAAAACTTAGAACAACTTCCAGAATGGCTCCATCAACTCACGTCTTTAAGAACACTATGTATGAGTCTTTGCCCTAAAGTGAGGTCGTTGCCAGAATCAATAAGCCGCATCCCTTCCCTCACATCTCTTTCCATATCAAATTGTGATGGGTTGAGGTAAAGATGCCATCAACCAGACGGAGAAGACTGGCCCAAAATATGCCATGTCCCAAATTTAAAGGTTGATTCTGTCTGACTCCACTGCTTCCAGAGTTCCAGCTCATAGCATCAGGTATTAGCACATATTCTGTTCAATTATTTTTAACTAATTATAGCACAATTTTATGATAAATGTACGTCATTTTCTGTAGCTTATACTCTTTGTTTACTCTGTCTATGGCGTACTAAATTGTGAATTTCGATTGTTATTTTATTACTCAATTAGgaatatatgtaaaagttatatgTTGGTGTTGCTATTGATAGATTCATGTTTTTGTCTGTTTATGCATTTTAATTTTTCTAGAAACACAGAAATTCATAGATGAATAAGCAATTAGAATGAATGACAATACATCCTTTAACATCTTTGGCTTTCTGTTTGGAAATTTTTGGCCTTTTGCGACTGGTGTGGTGTTAATATTGCATTGCTTTATGTGTGTCACATTCACTCCCTTGAATATGGAAAACAGGACTTTGATATCAAAAAACTGAAGAATGTCTTTCATCTAGACCCTGCTTGATCTGAAGACAGGCTGCTGTTGTTTCCTCCTGCATGCAGTATTCAGTTGTTCATGTCTGTGTACGTAGCTTCCTTAAACGACAAATATGTACCATATTTTGGTTACAGCAACGACAGTACAAGCACAAATGCCTTCATTGTAGACTTGTAAAGTGGACAGTTGAAAATGAGCAGGAGATGATTTTCAATAGGAGGATCAGTAGATGCTTACAAGTTCAAAAATGTTCGGTTTTTGGACTTAAATCACTCCATGAGAGACGAGATAGAGGGATTCGATCTTGTATAAAAAATGTTCTTGTATTTATATGTCTATTGAACTAGTCTTTCTCataaacttttgtgtaagactgt
This sequence is a window from Spinacia oleracea cultivar Varoflay chromosome 1, BTI_SOV_V1, whole genome shotgun sequence. Protein-coding genes within it:
- the LOC110775528 gene encoding putative disease resistance protein RGA3, giving the protein MATGMVLTVAQTLLSALQTKELRELCSLFDHESQLADLERTVETITLRTLLCPCLFLDQVSWQPNVAIILENCRRLRVLDLNGLHISALRNTLNNLSHLRYLDLSFNFDLKRLPKSISKLYNLQVLKLEGCARLEELPEDLRELVNLRHLDITNCYLLTHMPAGMGSLISLRTLSMFILGGGSSDQVQIDQLRELMPLNNLRGKLKIIFREGYSYNATNADEGSSLLSKKHIKALVIEEDEANYRIPIILDERLLEFLQPHHDLRLIKIFGYISIRLPDWAAAIAANLPLLVRICLKHFEGLQHLPQLSQLRHLKFLQLEGMPNVDYMEYDKGTIPFFPSLEELSLGKFPKLKGWWRLEVGEEREAVIPVFSRLHYLTIFNCPNLTYFPGIPHVKEVSLTKFNEALTFCKASPTPTDHASSSSDIGYDNKVGDEVISLNTLDIDNVGSVNYVFGESSESIRSLKLILSEVESLSSFAESYVRLALSIEKLEFKYCLNLKSLLGGGLEHMVNLQSLVIKECCNLELEEDEDGMPWKAFHKLIHFDL